Proteins encoded within one genomic window of Candidatus Nezhaarchaeota archaeon:
- a CDS encoding 50S ribosomal protein L16, with amino-acid sequence MPLRPARCYRLVKGPAYTRKEYVHGVPPPKITKFTMGNTKANFPLVIQLVAKEPAQIRHNALEAMRVACSKYLSSSLGESNYLLKIHPYPHHILRENKMMAFAGADRLQDGMRLAFGDPIGTAARVKAGDVILTIRIPPDKEMVAREAARRAASKLPVPCEVRVIKEVNES; translated from the coding sequence ATGCCTCTAAGACCAGCTCGCTGCTACAGACTTGTTAAGGGACCAGCTTACACAAGGAAAGAATACGTGCACGGCGTTCCACCACCAAAGATTACGAAGTTCACTATGGGGAACACAAAGGCTAACTTCCCTCTGGTAATACAACTGGTCGCTAAAGAGCCGGCACAGATAAGGCATAACGCATTAGAGGCTATGAGGGTCGCTTGCAGTAAGTACTTATCCTCGAGCCTTGGTGAAAGTAATTACCTGCTCAAGATACATCCTTACCCACATCACATCCTTAGAGAAAATAAAATGATGGCTTTTGCTGGTGCTGACAGGCTTCAAGACGGTATGCGTCTTGCGTTTGGGGATCCCATAGGCACGGCAGCCAGGGTGAAGGCTGGAGACGTGATCTTAACTATAAGAATTCCACCGGATAAAGAGATGGTGGCGAGAGAAGCCGCGAGGAGGGCTGCTTCAAAACTTCCCGTACCATGTGAAGTAAGGGTTATAAAGGAAGTTAATGAGAGTTGA